The bacterium genome has a window encoding:
- a CDS encoding ATP-dependent DNA helicase: protein RMKAAMLDHGLDVPQLDVQDGYFQVILLGPGVNIDRLRTPAKVAGSLVPPSIEQQMNKRQKAIVTHALVNGAVTSGWCRKQLLVAYDTIRRDLLELVKLGVLEQKGKGRSTRYITRTEP, encoded by the coding sequence CCCGGATGAAGGCAGCCATGCTGGATCACGGCCTTGACGTTCCACAACTTGACGTCCAGGATGGCTACTTTCAGGTAATCCTGCTTGGTCCAGGTGTCAACATCGACCGGCTGCGCACGCCAGCGAAGGTCGCTGGATCGCTCGTTCCGCCCTCTATCGAACAGCAAATGAATAAACGGCAGAAGGCAATTGTTACCCATGCTTTGGTGAATGGTGCCGTAACAAGTGGCTGGTGCCGCAAGCAACTCCTTGTTGCCTACGACACGATTCGGCGCGATCTTCTTGAATTGGTCAAGTTGGGTGTCCTGGAGCAGAAGGGGAAAGGGCGGAGCACTCGCTACATCACCCGAACTGAACCTTAA